Proteins encoded in a region of the Diospyros lotus cultivar Yz01 chromosome 9, ASM1463336v1, whole genome shotgun sequence genome:
- the LOC127810653 gene encoding hydrophobic protein RCI2A yields the protein MGTATCVDIILAILLPPLGVFLRFGCKVEFWICLLLTILGYIPGIIYAIYILTK from the exons atgggaacAGCCACCTGCGTAGACATCATCTTGGCCATCCTCTTGCCCCCTCTGGGTGTCTTCCTCAGGTTCGGCTGCAAG GTGGAGTTCTGGATCTGTCTGTTGCTGACCATCTTAGGTTACATCCCTGGAATTATCTATGCTATTTATATCCTCACCAAGTGA